A single window of Psychrobacter raelei DNA harbors:
- a CDS encoding Lrp/AsnC family transcriptional regulator: MDDIDKNIIMLLKENSRIPVSLIAQKVGRSRTVVAKRIDELVNSGEISKFTVQLKQKKLPVLFFVKVAEGFRCKDVIRHFEKEYFFNSAISISGELDLIINIDFDDAKEVSQAHEALSQLEEVAMVKTNLVVNIFT, from the coding sequence ATGGATGACATAGATAAAAACATCATCATGCTATTAAAAGAAAACTCCAGAATACCCGTCAGCTTAATTGCTCAAAAGGTGGGACGTTCTCGTACCGTAGTCGCTAAGCGTATTGATGAGCTGGTCAATAGTGGTGAGATTAGTAAATTTACCGTACAGTTGAAACAAAAAAAATTGCCTGTTTTATTTTTTGTAAAGGTAGCTGAAGGCTTTAGATGCAAAGATGTGATTAGGCATTTCGAAAAAGAATACTTTTTTAATTCTGCCATTTCAATCAGTGGTGAGTTGGATTTAATTATTAATATAGACTTTGATGATGCAAAAGAAGTCTCTCAAGCGCATGAAGCGCTAAGTCAACTAGAAGAAGTTGCTATGGTTAAAACCAACTTGGTGGTAAATATTTTTACATAA
- a CDS encoding APC family permease — MSELKQTLNAFTGTALFLNIVVGAGLLVIPGLAFEQVGISALLTWLLCIVVALPLVSVFIILGKYYPDAGGISHYAYKAFGSWMQKVAAFLLLGAVVLGLPAVALTGGHYLNSVLPFSVHFYASSMIILATLLNVISIDKVSKVLGVIGSSVIVILLILLIISFIGLNVDPNEGYSFIEQNSFDIDIIFLPFMMIFFAFTGWEVGSHSAEEFRNPERDFPLAMIFSFGIASVFYLAIAWVVQNSHMQTGFKSPFIELIYPVLGSNGSVIVAFVATLLVFANLFGAIWAISRLVYSLGRDTILPSVLADIKNGIPRRALVVVMTALLIGVLLDLSTVANLDSLMALSGQNFLILYGIAGASLFVLTQKLWVKCIAGSVLVIVIAVLQVAGVSFVYPLGLVIVASIFHFRQLKLRVRL; from the coding sequence ATGAGTGAATTAAAACAAACGTTAAATGCCTTTACAGGTACGGCATTATTTTTAAATATTGTTGTTGGTGCTGGGTTATTGGTTATACCAGGACTGGCTTTTGAACAAGTTGGAATCAGTGCTTTATTAACATGGTTACTGTGTATTGTCGTTGCATTACCTTTGGTGTCCGTATTTATTATTTTGGGCAAATATTATCCCGATGCGGGTGGTATATCTCATTACGCTTATAAGGCGTTTGGCAGTTGGATGCAAAAAGTAGCCGCTTTTTTACTGTTAGGTGCTGTGGTTTTAGGCTTACCCGCTGTTGCTTTAACAGGTGGTCATTATTTGAATTCAGTATTACCTTTTTCAGTGCATTTTTATGCCTCTAGTATGATTATTCTAGCGACCTTGCTTAACGTAATCTCAATAGATAAGGTGTCCAAAGTATTAGGAGTCATTGGTTCAAGTGTCATTGTAATTTTATTGATATTGCTTATTATCTCTTTTATAGGCTTGAATGTTGACCCTAATGAAGGTTATAGCTTTATAGAACAAAATAGCTTTGATATAGACATTATCTTTCTTCCCTTTATGATGATTTTCTTTGCGTTTACGGGTTGGGAGGTGGGATCTCATTCTGCCGAAGAGTTCAGAAACCCTGAGCGCGATTTTCCTTTAGCAATGATTTTCTCTTTTGGTATTGCCTCAGTTTTTTACTTGGCGATTGCATGGGTGGTGCAAAACTCTCATATGCAAACAGGCTTTAAGTCTCCATTTATAGAGCTTATCTACCCAGTTTTAGGAAGTAATGGCAGCGTCATAGTTGCCTTTGTCGCAACATTATTAGTTTTTGCCAATCTTTTCGGTGCAATATGGGCAATATCTCGTTTGGTTTATTCATTGGGTAGAGATACGATTTTACCGAGTGTGTTAGCTGATATTAAAAATGGTATACCTAGACGAGCATTAGTCGTGGTTATGACAGCTTTATTGATTGGGGTGTTATTAGACTTATCAACAGTAGCTAATCTGGACTCATTAATGGCACTATCAGGTCAAAATTTTCTGATTTTATATGGTATTGCAGGTGCTTCATTATTTGTACTGACCCAAAAGCTTTGGGTTAAATGTATTGCTGGTAGTGTGCTGGTTATCGTAATTGCAGTTTTACAGGTTGCAGGCGTGAGTTTTGTTTATCCTTTAGGGTTAGTTATAGTAGCCAGTATTTTTCATTTCAGACAACTCAAATTACGAGTCAGGCTTTAA
- a CDS encoding cysteine hydrolase family protein, with protein MNPQALIVVDIQNEYFEQGKLPLVGINAAADKAALVIESARQKGHTVIHVRHEMPSADAPIFTPGTEGVAINDKVKPIDGETVIVKHYPNSFRETSLKTLLDEAGITQVTVIGAMSHMCIDATVRAAVDFGYTTTTIHDACATLDLEFKGTKVPAAQAHATIMAAIEFLYGEVIDAQTWIER; from the coding sequence ATGAACCCACAAGCCCTTATCGTTGTAGATATCCAAAATGAGTATTTTGAGCAAGGTAAACTGCCGCTGGTAGGTATCAATGCTGCTGCAGATAAAGCAGCTTTGGTGATTGAGTCTGCCAGACAAAAAGGTCATACCGTTATCCATGTTCGTCATGAGATGCCCTCGGCCGATGCGCCAATTTTTACACCTGGCACTGAGGGTGTGGCCATTAATGACAAGGTAAAGCCTATAGATGGCGAGACGGTTATTGTGAAGCATTACCCCAACTCTTTTCGTGAGACCTCTCTTAAGACTTTGCTAGATGAAGCGGGTATAACGCAGGTAACGGTGATTGGTGCGATGAGTCATATGTGTATTGACGCCACGGTCCGCGCCGCCGTAGATTTTGGTTATACCACCACCACAATCCATGATGCCTGTGCCACCCTTGATCTTGAGTTTAAGGGTACCAAAGTTCCAGCAGCTCAGGCGCATGCCACCATTATGGCTGCTATTGAATTTTTGTATGGTGAAGTGATTGATGCCCAGACCTGGATTGAGCGTTAA
- a CDS encoding sugar transporter: protein MTHTSQADTLSRRTQYIQVLLMGISAFVMNTTEFVPVALLSDIAKDFSITTAETGWMLTLYAWIVAAMSLPLMLLTSKLERKKLLLGIFALFIVSHALSVFAWSFNVLLISRVGIAFSHAIFWSITAAIAIRVAPEGKKAFALSVVATGTSLAMVLGVPLGRVIGQWYGWRTTFGGIGIVALVVCLLQAKLLPSLPSMFKGSFRKVPELLKNPLLVCLYLLIFTVFTAHYTAYSYIEPFMREIGSISENLATFVLLLFGGAGIIGSILFSRWGDRHSTLLMLGSIIVMLVSMLTLLLAVNSIWALSLNALLWGTALMLLIISMQAKVLMVDLHAQDMLMSMFSGIINLGIGTGALFGGYAVTHISLSSVGYVGAVISLIALLLVAFMIKRFPALRAS from the coding sequence ATGACACATACCTCTCAGGCAGATACCCTGTCTCGCCGAACTCAATATATTCAAGTCCTATTAATGGGCATCAGTGCTTTTGTTATGAATACCACTGAATTCGTGCCTGTGGCTTTATTAAGCGATATTGCCAAAGACTTCTCCATCACCACCGCCGAAACCGGCTGGATGCTCACCTTATATGCCTGGATTGTGGCGGCCATGTCGCTGCCATTAATGCTACTCACCAGTAAGCTTGAACGCAAAAAGCTATTACTGGGTATTTTTGCATTATTTATCGTCAGTCATGCGCTATCCGTATTTGCTTGGAGTTTTAATGTTTTATTAATTAGCCGAGTGGGTATCGCTTTTTCTCATGCTATATTCTGGTCAATCACCGCAGCTATTGCCATTCGAGTGGCGCCTGAAGGCAAAAAAGCCTTCGCCTTAAGCGTGGTGGCAACCGGCACTTCCTTGGCTATGGTACTGGGTGTTCCTTTGGGCCGAGTAATCGGACAGTGGTATGGCTGGCGTACTACTTTTGGCGGCATAGGCATTGTGGCACTGGTGGTTTGCTTATTACAAGCTAAGCTACTACCGTCATTGCCTAGCATGTTTAAAGGCTCTTTTAGAAAAGTGCCAGAACTGCTAAAAAACCCACTTTTGGTCTGTCTGTACTTGCTTATCTTTACCGTATTTACCGCCCACTATACCGCCTATTCATATATCGAACCTTTTATGCGTGAAATTGGCTCAATTAGTGAGAACTTGGCAACCTTTGTATTATTATTATTCGGGGGCGCAGGCATCATCGGTAGTATCTTATTTAGCCGCTGGGGAGACAGACACAGCACCTTATTGATGCTGGGCTCTATCATAGTCATGCTAGTGTCTATGCTTACCTTGTTATTGGCGGTCAACTCTATCTGGGCGCTTAGCCTTAATGCCTTGTTATGGGGCACGGCATTAATGCTGTTAATCATCTCTATGCAGGCCAAAGTACTTATGGTGGATCTGCATGCCCAAGATATGTTGATGTCTATGTTCTCAGGCATTATTAACTTAGGTATTGGTACTGGCGCCTTATTTGGCGGTTATGCAGTGACCCACATCTCGTTATCCAGTGTGGGCTATGTTGGCGCGGTGATTAGTCTAATCGCCTTATTGCTGGTAGCATTTATGATTAAGCGCTTCCCCGCTTTACGGGCATCTTAG
- a CDS encoding lantibiotic ABC transporter permease gives MLRFIARHSTLIMPLCAVVGFIFPSLSNAVLAYLPEVLFFLMFFTLLGIDQYALVKRIATSYVWGFAVFQSAGMSLILVFISYLLGVRGDLLLAIAGLGATAPLFGSGALVNAVGFDAQLAMAKTIAATLVMPCALLGVLWALGDKHAHLDLATYVKRLVVYIIMPMGLAVLARRFITPTILSRYYPKIGQFNILLLMLFPLGLMAGFRGTFDQDPWQALSLLALSSVLALLFYFSAYVIYRRFGYENAIVAAIVCGGRNVLLAYTITVPFMGALFLPLLGAFQLPAFCLPLLGKYMVKHHKQNAHLQESR, from the coding sequence ATGCTTCGTTTTATTGCGCGTCATAGCACCTTAATTATGCCACTTTGCGCAGTTGTGGGTTTTATTTTCCCAAGTTTATCCAATGCGGTATTGGCCTATTTGCCTGAAGTGTTGTTCTTCTTGATGTTTTTTACGTTGCTGGGTATTGATCAATACGCATTAGTCAAGCGCATTGCAACAAGCTATGTGTGGGGCTTTGCTGTATTTCAAAGTGCGGGCATGAGCCTAATACTGGTGTTCATAAGTTACCTGCTGGGTGTGCGAGGTGATTTGCTGTTGGCCATTGCTGGGCTTGGTGCCACAGCGCCTTTATTTGGCAGTGGCGCACTGGTCAATGCGGTGGGGTTTGATGCTCAGCTGGCTATGGCAAAGACCATTGCCGCTACCTTGGTAATGCCGTGTGCGCTACTGGGTGTATTGTGGGCGTTAGGGGATAAACATGCTCATTTAGATCTGGCGACTTATGTCAAGCGCTTGGTGGTGTATATAATCATGCCGATGGGCTTGGCTGTGCTGGCACGCCGCTTCATTACCCCCACCATTTTATCCCGCTATTATCCCAAAATTGGACAGTTCAATATCTTACTGCTCATGCTTTTTCCGCTGGGGCTCATGGCAGGGTTTCGAGGTACCTTTGATCAAGATCCGTGGCAGGCGCTATCTTTATTAGCGCTTAGCTCTGTATTGGCATTATTGTTTTATTTCAGCGCTTACGTTATCTATCGGCGCTTTGGCTATGAGAATGCCATTGTCGCAGCCATAGTATGTGGTGGGCGTAATGTGTTACTGGCTTATACTATTACCGTTCCGTTTATGGGTGCTTTGTTTTTACCATTATTAGGCGCCTTTCAGTTGCCGGCGTTTTGCTTACCACTGCTTGGTAAATATATGGTCAAGCATCATAAGCAAAACGCGCATTTGCAAGAAAGTAGATAG
- a CDS encoding WG repeat-containing protein, with protein MNTVIKKAATLTLALTCLSLTIPASATLKSFSNDDACGFKNEKGQVVVPAKYDFCGDISDGMAYVGKSANNPDKDAYYTGYINELGKLVIPVKLDTQMFYPSIIFRDFHEGVVAVYKDGPMGEDGKYGYMNKAGKLVLPYQYQKAGDFNKARAVVCKNDKCGVIDKSGKTVIPFKFNDLEDYSDGLAKFSTEPWGQGKSGFIDTNGKVVVSARWDAAMPFSQGLAAVRVGDYENGKWGIINKTGKVIVPPIYDNAYIEPEGDAMDVDGGVYENGIINMYNVGNNGSVTRYTLNTQGKVIKKKVFSDWYDAQADLYR; from the coding sequence ATGAATACTGTGATAAAAAAAGCCGCCACCTTAACCCTAGCACTAACCTGCCTAAGCCTTACCATCCCAGCTTCTGCCACATTAAAATCCTTTTCAAACGACGATGCTTGTGGCTTTAAAAATGAGAAAGGCCAAGTGGTCGTGCCGGCCAAATATGATTTTTGTGGTGATATCTCAGACGGTATGGCATACGTGGGTAAATCTGCGAACAACCCTGATAAAGATGCCTACTATACCGGCTATATCAATGAGTTAGGCAAATTAGTCATTCCCGTTAAGCTTGATACCCAGATGTTCTATCCAAGTATCATCTTTAGAGATTTCCACGAAGGTGTAGTAGCAGTCTATAAAGACGGGCCTATGGGCGAAGATGGTAAATATGGCTATATGAATAAAGCTGGAAAACTGGTTCTTCCTTATCAATATCAAAAAGCTGGCGACTTTAATAAAGCTCGTGCTGTCGTCTGTAAGAATGACAAATGCGGGGTAATTGATAAATCTGGCAAAACCGTTATCCCCTTCAAATTCAATGATCTAGAGGACTATTCTGATGGTTTGGCGAAGTTTAGCACAGAGCCATGGGGTCAAGGAAAGTCAGGCTTTATCGATACTAACGGTAAGGTGGTAGTCAGTGCTAGATGGGATGCTGCGATGCCTTTTTCGCAAGGTTTAGCTGCTGTTCGAGTCGGTGATTATGAAAATGGCAAATGGGGCATTATTAATAAAACAGGCAAGGTAATTGTGCCACCTATTTATGACAATGCCTATATCGAACCTGAAGGCGACGCTATGGATGTAGATGGCGGGGTTTATGAAAATGGCATTATCAACATGTATAACGTCGGCAACAATGGCTCTGTAACCCGCTATACCCTTAACACCCAAGGCAAGGTCATTAAAAAGAAAGTCTTCTCAGACTGGTATGATGCACAAGCAGATCTTTATCGTTAA
- a CDS encoding TonB-dependent receptor: MCVALYPPPEVGGFTATGDKEEKGAYAFDYGNQLPTNLYRPTAHKDNSWTDTTVYGGNLSDPRLASETQFTSVALADTISLMDDKLKATLGVRHQNIETRSYDYSTQVKTSDYDDSEWTPSVGLVYQPNKDWSVYGNYIESLSKGETAPAESANKPVTNAGEALSPYVSKQSEIGLKYDNGTVGSSLAIYHTTQPRAYVNDANTFVEAGENRHQGVELTVFGSPAENLRFNAGVSYLDAKQTDTGSQVFDGKRVIGIPKLQSNFNLEYDVASVSGLTLTGDVIHTGSRYADAANTLKVDSYTTLDLGARYRTKLGKQDMTLKGVVSNVTGEDYWSVGKYAGSEMGYLSANEPTAVKVSATFDF; encoded by the coding sequence GTGTGTGTCGCCTTATATCCACCCCCTGAAGTGGGTGGTTTTACAGCGACCGGTGATAAAGAAGAAAAAGGGGCTTATGCCTTTGATTATGGCAATCAACTGCCCACCAACTTGTATCGTCCGACCGCTCATAAAGATAATAGTTGGACTGATACTACTGTCTATGGCGGTAACTTAAGTGATCCAAGGCTTGCTTCTGAGACCCAGTTCACCAGCGTGGCGCTAGCAGACACCATTAGCTTGATGGATGATAAATTAAAAGCTACCTTGGGCGTGCGCCATCAAAACATCGAAACCCGCAGCTATGACTATAGTACTCAAGTCAAAACTTCAGATTATGATGACAGTGAATGGACCCCAAGCGTTGGCTTAGTCTATCAGCCCAATAAAGACTGGTCGGTGTATGGCAACTATATCGAAAGCTTAAGTAAAGGTGAGACTGCGCCTGCTGAATCAGCAAATAAACCAGTGACAAATGCTGGTGAAGCCTTATCACCTTATGTGTCCAAGCAATCTGAGATTGGTTTAAAGTATGACAACGGTACCGTGGGCAGTAGCCTTGCGATATATCACACGACGCAGCCGCGTGCTTACGTGAATGATGCCAATACCTTTGTAGAAGCGGGTGAAAACCGCCATCAAGGTGTTGAGCTTACTGTGTTTGGTAGCCCAGCTGAGAACTTACGCTTTAACGCGGGGGTGAGCTACTTAGACGCTAAACAGACTGATACCGGCTCACAAGTATTCGATGGTAAACGCGTGATTGGTATTCCTAAGCTTCAAAGTAACTTCAATTTAGAATATGATGTTGCCTCTGTCTCCGGCTTAACTTTAACTGGTGATGTGATTCATACCGGCAGCCGTTATGCCGATGCGGCCAACACCCTAAAAGTTGATAGCTACACCACCTTAGACTTAGGTGCCCGCTACCGCACTAAGTTAGGCAAGCAAGATATGACATTAAAAGGTGTGGTGAGCAATGTGACGGGTGAAGATTACTGGTCGGTAGGGAAATATGCAGGTAGTGAAATGGGTTATCTTAGTGCTAACGAGCCTACCGCAGTTAAAGTGTCAGCGACTTTTGATTTCTAG
- a CDS encoding transposase, with protein MKTLKLRIKDKHANQLNKLAGSVNYAWNYVNALSFEHLRRTGKYFWAYDLSQYTKGSGEYLGLHSQTLQAINETHAKSRKQFKKAKLNWRTNRPDAKRKSLGWIPFKKSAIKYLHTRQTGKKALKSTIQLSLCKGQKLIIDVFDSYNLSLYQINTLEIVQDSRNRWYACITVKDFPRQASGKGSVGIDLGLKESATTSNGDKLTTKQTQKWANKLAVAQGANNKSRVKAIHAKIKNSRLDAIHKFTTQLVKDNALIVVGDVKSRSFTNSMTKLAKSTYDAGWFELKRQLEYKCKHAGCQFEMVNESYTTQTCSCCLKISGSSPKGRAGLGIRGWRCAECGTWHDRDINAAKNILAVGLDRLVVGIPSV; from the coding sequence ATGAAAACCCTCAAGCTACGCATCAAAGACAAACATGCAAACCAGCTAAACAAACTAGCTGGGAGTGTTAACTATGCGTGGAACTATGTTAATGCGTTAAGCTTTGAGCATTTAAGACGCACAGGTAAGTACTTTTGGGCCTATGATTTAAGCCAATACACCAAAGGCAGTGGTGAGTATTTAGGCTTGCACTCGCAAACCTTACAAGCTATCAATGAAACTCACGCCAAATCTCGTAAACAGTTTAAAAAAGCCAAACTCAATTGGCGAACCAACCGACCCGATGCCAAACGCAAATCGCTTGGTTGGATACCCTTTAAAAAATCAGCCATCAAGTATCTACATACCAGACAAACAGGTAAAAAAGCACTGAAATCAACCATACAGCTATCGCTCTGTAAAGGTCAAAAGCTTATCATAGACGTATTCGATAGCTATAATCTAAGCCTATATCAAATCAACACGCTTGAGATAGTGCAAGACAGCCGTAATCGTTGGTATGCCTGTATTACCGTCAAAGATTTTCCTAGACAAGCAAGTGGCAAAGGCAGCGTTGGTATTGACTTAGGCTTAAAGGAATCTGCTACCACATCAAACGGTGATAAGCTGACAACTAAACAAACGCAAAAGTGGGCGAATAAATTAGCAGTAGCCCAGGGTGCAAACAATAAAAGCCGGGTAAAGGCAATCCATGCCAAGATCAAAAACTCAAGATTAGATGCCATACACAAATTCACCACCCAATTAGTTAAGGATAATGCCTTGATTGTGGTTGGTGATGTTAAATCACGCTCATTTACCAATTCGATGACCAAACTGGCTAAATCGACATACGATGCAGGATGGTTTGAACTCAAAAGACAACTGGAATACAAATGCAAGCATGCAGGTTGTCAGTTTGAGATGGTAAATGAGAGTTACACTACCCAGACCTGCTCGTGCTGCCTTAAAATAAGCGGTAGTAGTCCAAAAGGTAGAGCAGGTCTTGGAATAAGAGGATGGAGGTGTGCTGAGTGTGGCACATGGCATGATAGAGATATCAATGCTGCTAAGAACATCCTTGCGGTCGGGCTTGACCGTCTAGTTGTAGGAATCCCCTCGGTTTAG
- a CDS encoding TonB-dependent siderophore receptor: MPTLSAFFESKNLYLKQRAHLITPKALLSLSIASILSTTSYAAESDNLTVQQADVQQTADAQDTPSAEFDAIVVKAAREELEQAAGLSVISEEAIKKASVSNDIAEIVRKMPGVNLSGSSTSGQRGNQRQIDLRGMGPNNTLILIDGRPVTSRNAVRPGRASEQDTRGDSQWVPPSAIERIEVLRGPAAARYGSGSMGGVVNIITKSPTKKEFSITGHYESPESDLEGKDWRTNINMAGPLSDKLSFRTTLGYHDSDGDDPYINAKDAQIVEGRDGPSASVAAGVEGVENIDVRQLFEYAVDAMNTVGVEVSYSTQDNHWAGDSQFQNVNDTLVDLLAGDSTNKMRRYGAAFTHRGNYDDARSNSYLEFSRTDNERLAEGTAGGVEGQIQTPPEGEGFNWKKATYDTLNAKSEWDIFYDNHTLTAGAEFRGEKLNNPWVSELTFDDGFAFGDVETDPAKRDPKSDAYLIGAYIEDNYQLTPDWYVTPGLRYDYHSEAGSNWSPSLNTTWHFSPNWSVKAGISRAFKAPDLYRLDPNYIYYTKGNGCPSWVPTDQRGCQVLGNSELEHETSWNKELTFTYEDGTGLNAGLTYYHNAYDNRIGAGINRVAVDSATKRSVFQWENQGKAIIEGLEGFVKVPVTDNILWSTNLTGNIRSERKDNGEPLSLIPKYTVNSNINWDITPRWNADFGVSYYGAIEAPEVSVTTGDELTTLKLDREPYALANISTRYNLTDMITVGAGIKNLFDKQIMREGTGTNAGARTFNEPGRAYIFDVSFDF, encoded by the coding sequence ATGCCAACATTGTCCGCTTTCTTTGAATCAAAAAACCTCTACTTAAAACAACGAGCTCATTTAATTACACCAAAAGCACTGCTTAGCCTGAGTATTGCCTCTATCCTTAGTACCACATCTTATGCGGCTGAAAGCGATAACCTTACGGTGCAGCAAGCTGACGTTCAACAAACCGCTGACGCACAAGACACACCTTCTGCTGAGTTTGACGCTATTGTGGTGAAAGCGGCTCGTGAGGAGCTTGAACAAGCTGCCGGTCTATCCGTTATCAGTGAAGAGGCTATTAAAAAAGCATCAGTCTCTAATGATATCGCAGAAATTGTACGTAAGATGCCGGGCGTTAATCTGTCAGGTTCTTCAACTTCCGGCCAGCGGGGTAACCAGCGCCAGATTGACCTACGCGGTATGGGACCTAACAATACTTTAATTTTGATTGATGGTCGCCCTGTGACTTCTCGCAATGCAGTTCGACCTGGTAGAGCCAGCGAACAAGACACACGCGGTGATTCTCAATGGGTGCCGCCAAGTGCTATCGAACGTATTGAGGTATTACGAGGTCCTGCTGCAGCCAGATATGGGTCTGGTAGTATGGGCGGTGTCGTGAATATCATTACCAAATCTCCCACAAAAAAAGAATTCTCAATCACGGGCCATTACGAGTCTCCAGAGAGTGACTTGGAAGGCAAAGACTGGCGCACCAATATAAATATGGCAGGTCCGTTAAGCGATAAGCTGTCCTTCCGTACCACACTTGGCTACCACGATAGCGACGGGGATGATCCTTATATCAATGCCAAGGATGCACAAATTGTGGAGGGGCGTGATGGGCCATCAGCCTCTGTGGCGGCCGGTGTTGAAGGCGTTGAGAATATAGATGTGCGTCAGCTTTTCGAATATGCCGTAGATGCCATGAATACTGTCGGGGTTGAGGTGAGCTATAGTACTCAAGACAACCACTGGGCAGGTGATTCGCAGTTTCAAAACGTTAATGATACTTTAGTGGATTTATTGGCCGGTGACTCTACCAATAAGATGCGCCGCTATGGTGCAGCCTTCACCCATCGCGGCAATTACGATGATGCCCGTAGCAATAGTTATCTAGAGTTCAGTCGTACCGATAATGAGCGCTTGGCTGAAGGTACTGCAGGTGGTGTTGAAGGACAGATTCAAACGCCGCCTGAGGGAGAGGGCTTTAACTGGAAAAAAGCGACCTATGATACGCTAAATGCCAAATCAGAGTGGGATATCTTTTATGACAACCACACCTTAACTGCAGGCGCTGAATTTCGGGGCGAAAAGCTAAATAACCCCTGGGTATCTGAGCTGACGTTTGATGATGGCTTTGCTTTTGGCGATGTAGAAACCGACCCTGCTAAGCGCGATCCAAAGTCGGATGCTTATTTGATTGGTGCTTATATAGAGGATAACTATCAACTCACTCCAGATTGGTATGTGACTCCTGGACTACGTTATGACTATCATAGTGAGGCCGGTAGCAACTGGTCACCGAGTCTAAATACTACGTGGCATTTTAGCCCCAATTGGTCTGTAAAGGCAGGGATAAGTCGCGCTTTCAAGGCGCCAGATCTATACCGATTAGACCCCAACTATATTTATTATACAAAGGGTAATGGCTGTCCTTCTTGGGTGCCTACCGATCAACGAGGCTGTCAGGTACTGGGTAACTCAGAGCTTGAGCATGAGACCTCTTGGAACAAAGAGCTGACGTTTACTTATGAAGATGGTACAGGTCTCAATGCCGGCTTAACCTATTATCATAACGCTTACGATAACCGTATTGGCGCTGGTATCAACCGAGTAGCAGTAGACTCAGCTACTAAGCGCTCTGTCTTCCAGTGGGAGAACCAAGGAAAGGCGATTATTGAAGGGCTAGAGGGCTTTGTCAAAGTCCCTGTGACAGATAATATCTTATGGTCAACCAACCTAACTGGTAATATTCGCTCAGAGCGTAAAGACAATGGCGAGCCTCTATCGTTAATTCCTAAATATACGGTGAACTCCAATATAAACTGGGACATTACGCCTCGCTGGAATGCTGATTTTGGTGTCAGCTATTATGGCGCTATTGAAGCCCCTGAAGTCTCTGTC